TCATGTTGAATTAGGCCTAGGTCCTGAGGATTCACTCCTAAGCTTTGCTGTAATTTTTATAGTTTAGTGAGAGCCACCTCAGCATTGCTCTCAATATCAGCAAACCTGGTCTTGTTCAGCTGCTTGAGCCCTTGCTTCAGATTCTTCAATTTCCTAGCTAGCTCATACATCTTAGTTCCAGTCTGCATACAGTTCCATCCAACTTGAACAATCTCTTTAAAGTTGGAAGCCAgactccacatattaaaatatttaaaaggtCTGGATCTCTTTTCATCAGGTAGATTAGCCTGTACCACACAAGGAGTGTGATCAAAAGTCCCCTCAAGCAAAAAATGTGCATACAAAAGAGGGAATTCATTGAGCCATTCCTGGTTCACCAGGAAACGATCCAGTCTAATATACACCCTATCAACAGGGCATTGTTTGTTATTCCATGTGTATAGAGCTCCCATGGTCGGGCTATCTATCACTTCACATTGATGCAAGCATTGCCTGAAGTCTTCTGCATCCTGCCTAGAAAAGGAGCCTCCCACTCTTTCATCCTCGGTCAAAACACAGTTGAAGTCTCCTCCAATGGCCCATGGCCCTGAAATGTTATTTGCCAGTCTGCTTAAATTAGCCCTAAGAGACTGCCTCTCAGTGCTTCCATTGAAAGTATAGACCATAATCATTTGTTGGTACTCTTATGAAGCACTGTCATATCCCATTCATGAACCTGCCACAGAATTCATGGTTGTGTGCAATttatttggtttgatttttgtctctaataaagcaaagaaattaacattattatttaTCAGAAATCTATTTATAACTTTCTGCTTACTCCTCCTATTCATACCTCGCACATTCCAAAACCCTAGCTTAATCATTGATCAGGGTTATGGATGAGGTGTCCCTCTGAACTAGTGCCCTTCTCTGCTGAATCAGGAACATAGCACTACAGTAGTCCCTCCTTCTTTTACTGGTGTATGCATTGTCAATGGGGGGAACTCTTTAATCTGGACCAGAACAGGCTCTTCCTCCACCCTGGGTGCAGGGACTCTAGGTGTGATTAAAGGGTTTTCAGAACTTGCCTGATCTAAAGTTTTTGGCTTCTCCACTTTCCTCCAAACCTGTTTAACAGGTTTAATTGATTGGACTTTTTGAGTAGTTTGATTTTTCCCTTTTCTGCAGGTGTTGTGATCATGCCCCAGTGCCTTGCAATTAGTACAGAGCACTTgtttccattcatattcaagTTTAACCTCCACCAATTGCTTCTTTTCATCACTAAATTTAACTATTTCAGGAAATTTTTGGTCAATTTGCACCTCAACCAGAACTCTAGCATAGGCTAATCTAGTTTTCATCTCTGTTGCATTATCCTTTTGGATAAATTTACCTACCAGTCCTGCAATTTTTGGCAAGCTTTGTCCCCAAAATTTCAATGGTAAATGATGCAACCTTAACCATGTTGGTACATTTTTAACATGCTCTTTTTCCAGTGCCACATTCTCCTGCCATGGCTTAGTTATGACGGGTTTACTATCAAATAAGTAGTGGCCTGCGTTCAATAACTGGTCTTGCATGTCTTTCGTGTGAAATCTGACAATAAATATCCCATTAGGCATGAATGAAATCTTGTCTATGGTATGCTTATGCCATATCCTCCTCAAATATCCTTCTAGCACCGCCATGGGTGGGTTGGCTCCCAAAACATAGCCATATACAGCCTGCTTCCAATACTCTAGTTCATCATGCACGTCCTCGTCTGATAATTGAAGCAATGGCTCTGACtcttctttagtgctgttttgataggccctacaggttctacctagacagttctaggtaaaatatagtcaaagggaaggcttgagtacctttgacccgtcacctatgttccattatatggcacagcaggtgatttactgcgggagatgtggtgctgctgagcacaatgcagccatGTGCATGGCGGAGAACAATGAGGTCTACGCGTTCAAGCACCGTAGACAAGCTAGCCATtccgctgtagttgtgccgccatatctaccctatcaacgaggctaccaacagcctccatttatctggccaccgcaacaacaagcttctcctcctgatagacagaaagaagagattgcggagctgaaatctttgatgaagGCACTTGCAGTCCGAGTGCAAGAAGATGATAGACGTAAAGAAGCTCAACTAattgagctggagtctcaaatagctcagctagctgctgagtcaAATATTGGGCAACCAGAGAAGGTATACTTTACCTACACcaagagtggtctttcccatgaaggacccgagttgcctagcgctattaatgatttggatgactcggattacgaagatcTATCCGAAAATGAAGCGAGTTATGAATATTTCTGCGATGCACTtcaaagatcactcgatcgagctagtaatagtgctcgatcgagtggatttccagagaaaacgttcgatcgagcagttcattgtgctcgatcgagtgattatcaagaggaaagttgtcgatcgagtaataattccacTCGATCAACTGATTTGGCCAAAGAGAGCAATGAAACGTCACTTAGGCtcgttctagatgacgattttgatgatgataatggttacggtgaatcgccccttttcaaggccgagctggatgcaCTTGGGGCTTCGATTTAGGGGACGGATTCCACCAAGGAGGGTGATGAGAAGACAGTTGAGTCAGTGATCGCTCATAGCACataagaggtaatatcttcctttgtcgatAATTCCATCACTAAGAGCGACCAAACCAAGGTAGTTGAcaataattatattattgtttgtttaaatagtacattgcctcatttgactcatgctCCATATTTTAATGTGATACCCCCTCCTAGTTGGACAAGTAATTTAATAGTTTTTCGCCGTACTTGTCGTCACAActttgttaatctgaaacggagCCTTAAATTATTGTTgattgctcccgagctcctttattttgttgaaaaatttaggagctctcataggaaatttgttagacttaaacatttatacatgttattttcctatgtttctattatactttggtgctacttatgctcttgtgtaggaCATGCGCAGTTATATGATCTACtgttaagagctttgagttgctttgattcttACTGACTGGAGCAGCTgacgctacccgggaggcaacccgaagattttatttttagttgttttttcaaACATTGCTTTTCTTTTCAgtttagttgtaataaatggttttcataccatagactatatcagttatgcttgttttgttagttttgcgggctgttttgatgcgtctttgcaggaatccactgaggatgactcgatcgagtactttttgtactcgatcgagaactttttcggctgaaatcacttgatcgagcatttattctactcgatcgagtacctgccaaggagaaaccactcgatcgaccattattcTTCCAGGATCGAGCTGTTTAAGATGCCCTTTGCTTGGATTAGTTTCCTGTGACGATGTTTTgcagctattagtgacctcccacgttgctggctggtttggggaggcaccttattcgcgtatcttgtgagttttccgcatctacactctttctcttttagtttgaaTTTTTCCCTTTCCCCTATTTGTGCTGCTGTTGTTAGTTGTtgtgtacaatgagggcattgtacaattcggtttggggagggtatatgcatccatatctgtgtctgcatttatgtttttactGCATAtatgttgtcacgtttaatttctgtatgcattattgtttatttttatacaattcaaaaatctcataaaaattaaaaattctcgaaaaattaaaaattttcacgtttattttagcatataggttgagtcggaacagtaaatttcaatgatgaaattgcactgcatttgtctttttgcttaagccttgcattgaattatatattcttttagctttgtcttttgcatatctacgagtttatgttgaaatttagctgaacgaatagacttgacctggagttttggcaagctacttataatttctaagatttagagccgcataaactggtgtcatttgtgaccagtttcatgtaggattgtgagtagttactccttgcatagcatgttcatcaatttgcacatatatgaaattcaattgctttttgcctacatacattcgggttagtggttggtgtcacatgtagggaggtggTTACAATTtcactttctttcatttttacccatttaactccacattagccaaatttgcctgttgacccttagctacattccaaatttagcctgccttgccaagctagtttagtgtatgtttttgcggtatatattttattgtgccgagtttggcttgtatccactgatttggagttggtaatttatgaagaaaaaaaaaagaaggaaaaaacgtgaaaaagaaaaaaaaaaagaattcgaaaaaaaaagacgaaaaaaaaataaaccgtgatgaaaaaagaaaggaaaaaaagatgttgtttgatgagacggtttctgctcctatgctttatttacatttattcaGGAGTAtattcagttcggtttggtgagttttgtgccaaatgaagggcatatgcgcttaattcataattgagttggaaatggatgttgttatatggttttgtttaggcaCTAGCTTGGCCgtctatacctccacattcccataaatgttttgccttttcttactcattgcctcactttaccatatttttgtaagccctcggctgtgacggaccttgtttggttggaatgtatgtagggtagctagaattgtctatcatattggttgcatacatgtctatgtgggtcgtagtttaggtgagcgactatatttctttctctcttacatatatatgttcactctttgcttcatgagagaagagttacccgtgagagtccattattaaagttcttgcaaggtcgacagttcagctattttataaacatcctataacttgtttgcatttgactactttgctataagtgttagtctgcttgcattaaattggtttaagtgggcatttgtagctagctctgagttatcttttccgttcccttagtttgcatttagtttactcgaggacgagcaaaggtttggtttggggagatttgatacgtgcattttatatattcctttttggcctttttatgcacgtatttctatgctattatcgtagttttatgctacgaaatgccccgaattgtctactttggtttctcttgtattatttacaggaatgaatcggaaaggagcataatcaagcctaaaacatgtccttatgcatgcattaaggagatgagttgagtcggagcttaagactactattttgagatgcgcaaagaagtaagttagctaggcgagcaaaggaagaacttcaaattgctagtgcctaatttgaagagccatatatcgagttctaCAATAGATTTTCAGGCGATTCTAATTGgatatgaaattttgtcctcttagctttccaacaccaccggaatcgccctgtttgcccaagtaacgatgaaatggcagccgtttgaagttcagtgcgcgaagctgGAATTGTGcgctgaaaaccactcgatcgagtacaattgtgttcgatcgacccctttttctactcgatcgagtagtgcctaattaataagtgctcgatcgagtaccaaaagtaatcgatcgagaggttttagctttgttttgctcgatcgagtgatataaaagtcctcgatcgagtatttagctattatactcgggatttttaacccgtgttaggtttattttgtgttaataatgacttccctatataaaggaagtcgggattaggtcataattATCCTGGATACTACTAGGACGACGCTTCTATCACACTTCATgcttttccttctc
The Silene latifolia isolate original U9 population chromosome 11, ASM4854445v1, whole genome shotgun sequence genome window above contains:
- the LOC141614003 gene encoding uncharacterized protein LOC141614003, with protein sequence MAVLEGYLRRIWHKHTIDKISFMPNGIFIVRFHTKDMQDQLLNAGHYLFDSKPVITKPWQENVALEKEHVKNVPTWLRLHHLPLKFWGQSLPKIAGLVGKFIQKDNATEMKTRLAYARVLVEVQIDQKFPEIVKFSDEKKQLVEVKLEYEWKQVLCTNCKALGHDHNTCRKGKNQTTQKVQSIKPVKQVWRKVEKPKTLDQASSENPLITPRVPAPRVEEEPVLVQIKEFPPLTMHTPVKEGGTTVVLCS